A stretch of Paenibacillus sp. URB8-2 DNA encodes these proteins:
- a CDS encoding ABC transporter substrate-binding protein translates to MRRKKLGLLLSGVMMLGLLAGCGGKSADSPNPSSSAGMAQETAPKETVKLKFFTGKVETVDLMNTLIQKFNSENPGIEVEQEYQKDASNVIKVKFASGDIPDITTVVEQDYIDQGKYLDLSNEPFWPRVLPAVKELSTDVKSGKQYQVATNVTMAGIFYNKKIFQELGLKEALTWDDFKANLQAVKDKKPDVTPIFIAGRESWTLGHLIEFLAHGIIKQDLGVKSSREAFINNESDKLKFDQENGPIDTFAKRLLELQGAGLMNKDALTATYDNQKEAFATGKAAMISQGMWVVADLLKISPDFQNDIGFSPYPSIQDGTKPVVLSADDSRYAITAESKHPEEAKKFLEFLLQPENLKTYSEFLKSPPAFTDVTADWGPLKEQANQALNSGVNIAFTDSPSGFSGDDAGRMVQELLAGQYSASLDFAKAYKDAWDKAWKATHR, encoded by the coding sequence ATGAGAAGAAAGAAACTCGGTTTGCTGCTCAGCGGCGTAATGATGCTCGGCTTGCTGGCAGGCTGCGGCGGAAAAAGTGCGGATTCACCGAACCCAAGCAGTAGTGCAGGCATGGCTCAGGAAACGGCCCCCAAAGAAACGGTGAAGCTGAAGTTTTTTACCGGCAAAGTGGAAACAGTCGATTTAATGAACACCCTGATCCAAAAATTCAATTCGGAAAACCCGGGAATCGAAGTAGAGCAGGAATATCAAAAGGACGCAAGCAATGTGATTAAAGTGAAATTCGCTTCCGGTGACATTCCCGACATCACCACGGTTGTAGAGCAGGATTATATCGATCAAGGTAAATACCTGGATCTTTCGAATGAACCGTTCTGGCCGAGAGTGCTGCCTGCGGTTAAAGAACTGTCGACGGACGTGAAGAGCGGCAAGCAGTATCAGGTTGCGACGAACGTGACGATGGCAGGTATTTTTTACAACAAAAAAATATTCCAGGAGCTGGGCCTGAAAGAGGCGTTGACCTGGGACGACTTTAAAGCGAACCTCCAAGCGGTGAAGGACAAGAAGCCGGATGTGACTCCGATATTTATCGCCGGAAGAGAGTCATGGACGCTTGGACATCTGATTGAGTTCCTTGCTCACGGCATTATTAAGCAGGACCTGGGCGTAAAAAGCTCCCGTGAAGCCTTCATTAACAATGAATCCGATAAATTGAAGTTCGATCAGGAGAACGGCCCGATCGATACTTTCGCCAAACGTCTGCTGGAGCTTCAAGGCGCTGGTCTGATGAACAAAGACGCTCTGACCGCAACGTACGACAATCAGAAGGAAGCGTTCGCTACAGGCAAAGCCGCGATGATCAGCCAGGGGATGTGGGTGGTTGCGGATCTGCTCAAAATTAGCCCCGACTTCCAGAATGACATCGGGTTTAGCCCTTACCCGTCCATTCAGGACGGAACGAAACCGGTCGTCCTTTCTGCGGACGATTCTAGATACGCCATCACCGCCGAGTCCAAGCATCCGGAAGAAGCGAAGAAATTCCTTGAATTCTTATTGCAGCCGGAAAATTTGAAGACCTACAGCGAGTTCCTGAAATCGCCTCCGGCGTTTACGGATGTGACTGCGGATTGGGGGCCGCTTAAAGAACAAGCCAATCAGGCACTGAACAGTGGCGTTAACATCGCTTTCACGGATTCGCCGTCGGGCTTCTCCGGCGACGATGCCGGCAGAATGGTACAGGAACTTCTGGCAGGCCAGTATTCAGCTTCCCTTGATTTTGCCAAAGCCTACAAAGACGCCTGGGACAAAGCCTGGAAAGCGACGCATAGATAA
- a CDS encoding response regulator, protein MYKVLIVDDEPLVREYLRLHIASNHPDWEVAGEAMDGQEAWEMLQNMRVHLVITDIKMPVVDGLELCRRLSQSENPPIILILSGFDEFSLAREALRFGVQNYLLKPVVHDELALALTQVTTQLDRKFHDELAALAMGKVSKESQTQVVRQFLKALVSENSVEIKALYPLVFRLKVQLIETEGLIMVLDLDEDRLAQKGIPYGDFPIFRFILNQMTGELSETNGSGFVFLDEDQHICVLVTGEDKNDIERKCRLLYDKVSSAMLANTGITVSGAFGTFESELFHLQYSYTKAIETLNRRLFSEEPSLFNERNGDVQLQRLAILEQTLASVQLAIPDGNEAAFLMAVKRFFESLPHFGPIHVMKFGLHLLRLLSNGLLERQSGFVEGAYHHLRQMHGNPPELSIQAVLGLFQEIFHCLTKGGKEETVQENEQDIVSRVRTYIYSHYAEPLSLALLAEKIGISPGYLSNIFHKTMQESYIKFLTRVRMEQAAELLKASPAMKVYDVSEKVGYVSVKHFSHVFKQFHHMPPGEYQEKHLDHTEWPVL, encoded by the coding sequence ATGTATAAAGTGCTGATTGTCGATGACGAACCGCTTGTGCGCGAATATTTGAGATTGCATATCGCCTCGAATCATCCGGATTGGGAGGTCGCCGGGGAAGCCATGGACGGGCAGGAAGCCTGGGAAATGCTGCAGAACATGCGGGTCCATCTGGTCATTACCGATATTAAAATGCCTGTCGTTGATGGACTGGAGCTGTGCAGACGGCTGTCCCAATCGGAGAATCCGCCCATTATCCTGATTCTGTCCGGCTTTGATGAATTCTCGCTTGCCCGCGAAGCTCTCCGCTTTGGGGTGCAGAACTACTTGCTGAAGCCTGTGGTCCATGATGAATTGGCCCTAGCCCTGACACAGGTTACGACGCAGCTGGACCGCAAATTCCATGACGAGCTTGCTGCTTTGGCTATGGGGAAGGTCTCCAAGGAAAGCCAGACGCAGGTCGTCAGACAATTCCTGAAGGCCCTCGTAAGCGAAAACAGCGTGGAGATCAAGGCCCTTTATCCCCTGGTCTTCCGCCTGAAAGTGCAGCTGATTGAAACCGAAGGCCTCATTATGGTGCTGGATCTGGATGAAGACCGGCTGGCTCAAAAAGGGATACCTTACGGCGACTTTCCCATCTTCCGCTTTATTCTCAATCAGATGACGGGCGAGCTGTCCGAGACAAACGGCTCGGGATTCGTCTTCCTGGACGAAGATCAGCACATCTGCGTGCTGGTGACGGGCGAAGACAAAAACGATATTGAGCGTAAATGCCGTTTGCTCTATGATAAAGTCTCTTCCGCCATGCTTGCCAATACCGGAATCACCGTCTCCGGCGCCTTCGGAACCTTTGAATCCGAGCTGTTTCATCTGCAGTACTCCTATACCAAAGCCATTGAAACTCTTAACCGTCGCCTGTTCTCGGAGGAGCCTTCCCTGTTCAATGAACGGAACGGAGACGTTCAGCTTCAGCGTCTCGCCATTCTAGAGCAGACGTTAGCCTCTGTGCAATTGGCCATCCCTGACGGGAATGAGGCTGCTTTTTTAATGGCGGTGAAGCGCTTCTTTGAAAGCCTGCCGCACTTTGGCCCCATCCATGTCATGAAATTCGGGCTCCATCTGCTGAGGCTGCTCTCGAATGGTCTCTTGGAACGCCAGAGCGGATTCGTGGAAGGCGCCTATCATCATCTCCGGCAGATGCACGGCAATCCGCCCGAGCTTTCCATCCAAGCCGTACTCGGGCTGTTTCAGGAAATCTTTCATTGCCTGACCAAAGGCGGCAAAGAGGAAACTGTACAGGAAAACGAACAGGACATCGTCAGCCGGGTCCGGACTTATATCTACTCCCATTACGCGGAGCCGTTAAGCCTTGCCCTGCTCGCCGAAAAGATCGGAATCTCCCCGGGTTATTTAAGCAATATCTTTCATAAAACGATGCAGGAATCGTATATCAAATTTCTGACCCGGGTCCGGATGGAGCAGGCCGCGGAGCTGCTCAAGGCAAGTCCGGCCATGAAAGTATACGACGTCTCGGAGAAGGTCGGTTACGTAAGCGTAAAGCACTTCTCGCATGTGTTTAAACAATTTCATCATATGCCTCCGGGTGAATATCAGGAAAAACACCTTGACCATACAGAATGGCCCGTCCTTTAA
- a CDS encoding cache domain-containing sensor histidine kinase, with translation MYKWKRYRYWSIKKKLLFFSVLFILGSVFLNSILSYSKYTMDFEQQSSDQVQQIIAQVSYNVDTYLDDLFRLTLSPYMNDGVMQTLEEDVHDSELAQLKKRRFIDNYLEEMMIYPRKDINRVFILTDEIYTVGRMPISVDYASRFQEFDWYKQAMNTQDSIFVPTHTQQMVKNGGPKVFSIVKQLRSTRDTEKILGAIKVDANYNGIAVICSKVDMGSGGGLFILDNNRNVIYRSTDRLNAEFLFNQVKAGGKPTMTIKQNGTSYLLNSTLLPRSNWTIVAVSSIKELNHKATETRNFGFFIALACSLLAFILMYFFVRRFLAPLLNIVKLMREVEQGNLQVSFPTHRNDEMGYLGTSFNGLVTRVNEMLQENTQLVKQVYETDLLQKEAQVQALHNQIRPHFLFNTLNMISMQMQTGKQDKAIDHLHKLSSMLRSMTRMDKDIPLEKELDLLKAYLSIQSSRYEGRLEYGLKIDPDLYGMPIPALLFQPVVENAVIHGCEAKREKTSILISGEKTARGEVLFTIRDSGQGMSPETLQKLRGKLEQVHSEHPSAGDPDADGIRAGTGIGLLNVNKRIKLKYGSGYGIKVDSMQGQGTAVYVLLPETGFGRSDVDV, from the coding sequence ATGTACAAATGGAAACGCTACCGATACTGGAGCATCAAAAAAAAGCTGCTCTTTTTCTCCGTATTGTTCATTCTGGGTTCGGTCTTTCTGAATTCCATTCTGTCCTATTCCAAATACACGATGGACTTTGAACAACAATCCTCTGACCAGGTTCAGCAAATCATCGCCCAGGTTTCCTATAATGTCGACACTTATCTGGACGATCTGTTCCGCCTTACCTTGTCGCCCTATATGAACGACGGCGTGATGCAGACCCTGGAGGAAGATGTGCATGATTCCGAACTGGCCCAGCTGAAAAAGCGCCGCTTCATTGACAATTATCTCGAAGAAATGATGATTTATCCACGGAAAGATATCAATCGGGTCTTTATTTTGACGGATGAAATTTATACGGTCGGGCGCATGCCCATCAGCGTGGACTACGCCAGCCGCTTTCAGGAATTCGATTGGTATAAGCAGGCGATGAATACGCAGGACTCCATCTTTGTGCCCACGCACACGCAGCAGATGGTGAAAAATGGAGGCCCCAAAGTATTTTCCATCGTGAAGCAGCTCCGGAGCACGCGGGATACAGAGAAAATACTCGGGGCCATTAAGGTGGACGCCAACTATAACGGCATCGCCGTCATTTGCAGCAAGGTCGACATGGGTTCGGGCGGAGGCTTGTTTATTCTCGACAACAACCGCAACGTGATTTACCGGAGTACGGATCGGTTAAATGCCGAATTCTTGTTCAATCAAGTCAAAGCGGGCGGGAAACCGACGATGACGATTAAACAGAACGGCACCTCCTACCTGCTCAATTCAACGCTTCTCCCTCGCTCCAACTGGACGATCGTCGCCGTCAGTTCCATCAAGGAATTGAATCACAAAGCAACGGAAACGAGAAACTTCGGCTTCTTCATCGCATTGGCCTGCTCGCTGCTCGCTTTTATCCTGATGTATTTCTTTGTCCGCCGTTTTTTGGCTCCACTGCTGAATATCGTGAAATTAATGAGAGAAGTGGAGCAGGGGAATTTGCAGGTTTCTTTTCCCACGCACCGGAATGATGAGATGGGGTATCTCGGCACCTCCTTCAACGGTCTGGTCACCAGGGTAAACGAAATGCTGCAGGAAAATACGCAGCTCGTCAAGCAGGTATACGAGACGGATCTGCTCCAGAAGGAGGCCCAGGTACAGGCGCTGCACAACCAGATCCGGCCCCATTTTCTGTTCAACACGCTGAATATGATATCCATGCAGATGCAGACCGGCAAGCAGGACAAAGCCATCGACCATCTCCATAAACTAAGCAGCATGCTTCGCAGCATGACCCGGATGGACAAAGACATTCCGCTGGAGAAGGAACTGGATCTCCTTAAAGCTTATTTAAGCATCCAAAGCAGCCGCTACGAAGGCAGACTGGAATACGGGCTAAAGATCGATCCCGATCTGTACGGGATGCCCATTCCCGCCCTGCTGTTTCAGCCGGTCGTCGAGAATGCGGTGATTCACGGCTGCGAAGCCAAACGCGAAAAGACCAGCATCCTTATTTCCGGCGAAAAGACCGCGCGCGGCGAGGTTCTGTTCACGATCCGGGACAGCGGGCAAGGAATGAGCCCGGAAACGCTGCAGAAGCTTCGCGGCAAGCTGGAGCAGGTCCATTCGGAGCATCCGTCTGCCGGAGATCCGGACGCGGACGGCATCCGGGCAGGAACCGGCATCGGCCTGCTTAACGTGAACAAACGGATTAAATTAAAATACGGTTCCGGTTATGGTATTAAGGTTGACAGCATGCAGGGACAGGGAACCGCTGTATATGTACTTTTACCCGAAACTGGATTCGGAAGGAGCGACGTGGATGTATAA
- a CDS encoding threonine/serine exporter family protein, producing MIVQLITSFIASATFCILFNTPRRTLFQCGLSGMLGWMVFLLLDPEWKSVVATFFATVIVGAVSQIFARSFKMPVIIFSVGGIIPLVPGGLAYDAMRRFIEDDYTTALQAAVQAFLLSGAIATGLVLSEVLGQMFRRGKR from the coding sequence ATGATTGTGCAGCTTATCACAAGTTTTATCGCCTCCGCCACGTTCTGCATCCTCTTTAACACGCCAAGACGAACGCTGTTTCAATGCGGACTTTCCGGAATGCTTGGCTGGATGGTATTTCTGCTGCTTGATCCCGAATGGAAATCCGTGGTGGCCACCTTTTTTGCCACGGTCATCGTCGGGGCGGTCAGCCAAATTTTTGCCAGATCATTCAAAATGCCGGTTATCATCTTCAGCGTAGGCGGCATTATTCCGCTCGTACCGGGCGGCCTCGCCTACGATGCCATGCGCCGGTTCATCGAAGACGATTATACGACCGCGCTGCAGGCGGCCGTTCAGGCTTTCCTGCTCTCCGGAGCCATCGCCACGGGACTTGTGCTCAGCGAGGTGCTGGGACAGATGTTCCGCCGCGGCAAAAGATAA
- a CDS encoding DNA polymerase IV, whose protein sequence is MSRHIFLIDGQSFYASVEKSAHPEYHDKPVAVGDPERLNGIVLAACPIAKSHGVTTASRVGEALAKCPELVVIRPRMRTYIQVSLLITEIFEFYTDLVEPYSIDEQFLDVSGSLAYFGPPYEMAKLIQNHVYLSTGVHTRVGIGPTKVLAKMATDNYAKKMPEGIFELSFEKLESTLWKLPVHQMFMVASAMTRHFTRMGLSCIGDIARMELHEFKQRMRREMGKQSDIQAEYYWQTARGIDPSPVTAGIRDQLKSVSHGKALRWKLYHRLKDIEIVLLELVVEVCRRTRYHHYMGSVVSVSAAETNGERSSYFSRQMTLPEPTALTHEVAAAAHELFKKHWSGLPVSRLSVSLSGLTDDSVIQLTLFDDRSLAYDRERAIDGIKDRYGSDAIMRASSLMEAGVARERAEQIGGHYK, encoded by the coding sequence ATGTCGAGACACATTTTCTTAATTGACGGACAGTCCTTCTACGCATCGGTGGAGAAGTCGGCTCATCCCGAGTATCACGATAAGCCCGTTGCTGTAGGAGACCCTGAAAGGCTAAACGGCATTGTGCTGGCGGCGTGTCCAATCGCCAAATCCCACGGCGTGACGACAGCGTCGCGAGTGGGAGAGGCACTGGCCAAATGCCCGGAGCTGGTTGTCATCCGGCCCCGAATGCGGACCTATATTCAAGTCTCGCTCCTTATAACCGAAATCTTTGAGTTCTATACCGATCTCGTGGAGCCTTACAGCATCGACGAGCAATTTTTGGATGTTTCGGGTTCGCTTGCTTATTTCGGGCCTCCCTATGAAATGGCCAAATTGATTCAAAACCATGTCTATTTATCAACCGGCGTACATACGAGGGTCGGCATCGGCCCTACAAAGGTTCTGGCCAAAATGGCGACTGACAACTATGCCAAAAAGATGCCCGAAGGCATTTTTGAACTCTCGTTTGAGAAGCTGGAGTCCACGTTATGGAAGCTCCCCGTGCATCAAATGTTCATGGTGGCCTCGGCGATGACCCGCCATTTTACCCGGATGGGCCTGTCCTGCATCGGAGATATTGCGCGTATGGAGCTCCATGAGTTCAAGCAGCGGATGCGGCGGGAAATGGGAAAACAAAGCGATATCCAGGCGGAGTACTACTGGCAAACGGCACGGGGAATCGATCCAAGCCCCGTGACCGCCGGAATACGCGATCAATTAAAATCGGTGAGCCACGGCAAGGCGCTCCGCTGGAAGCTGTACCATAGGCTTAAAGACATTGAAATCGTCCTGCTCGAGCTGGTGGTCGAGGTGTGCCGGCGCACAAGGTATCATCATTACATGGGCTCAGTTGTGTCCGTTTCCGCTGCGGAAACGAACGGGGAACGTTCCTCCTACTTTAGCCGGCAGATGACGCTGCCGGAGCCGACGGCCCTGACCCATGAAGTGGCAGCCGCCGCCCATGAACTGTTCAAGAAGCATTGGAGCGGGCTGCCTGTCAGCCGCCTGAGCGTCTCCTTGTCCGGGCTGACAGACGACAGCGTTATACAGCTTACCCTTTTTGATGACAGGTCTCTTGCTTATGACCGGGAGCGGGCCATCGATGGAATCAAAGACCGGTACGGGAGCGATGCCATTATGCGCGCATCCTCTCTGATGGAAGCCGGTGTCGCACGGGAAAGAGCCGAACAGATTGGGGGGCATTATAAGTGA
- a CDS encoding MATE family efflux transporter: MLKAVSSGRSQKIKVILALAVPSMIENFLQTIVGFVDTLFVSRIGLNEVAAVGVTNAIMAVYIAVFMAMGVGTSSLIARSVGAGEIDKAKAIARQSTWISALLGLVFGVITLFFAEPLLKLMGAEPDVLTDSIVYFRIVAVPSIFISLMTVFGSILRAAGDTKTPMKVGIWINMVHIALDYVLIFGLFGWAGWGIAGAAWATSAVRVIGSVALFIYIRRSKLSFSIRKGDSNEYTLPLLKLSAPAAAERLIMRFGQVLYFGLIVRIGTDVYAAHILAGNIEIFSYMPGYGLAVAATTLVGQHLGANRKEDAYQYGLLTMWIAVVFMAFAGILLFVLSPIAANWFTKDAAVIGMVITALRIDAFAQPFLAVGLVIAGALQGAGDTKSPMYSTAIGMWLVRVVGVYVLCLHFDMGIAGVWISIAIDLIIRAAYLTVRFYRKMRSAPA; encoded by the coding sequence ATGTTGAAAGCTGTTAGCAGCGGCCGGAGCCAGAAGATCAAAGTTATCTTGGCCCTGGCCGTACCGTCGATGATTGAAAATTTTTTGCAAACCATTGTGGGATTTGTTGACACTCTCTTTGTATCCCGAATCGGTTTGAATGAAGTCGCTGCGGTTGGGGTGACCAATGCCATTATGGCTGTCTATATTGCTGTCTTTATGGCTATGGGAGTAGGAACCTCCTCATTAATTGCACGGAGCGTGGGCGCCGGGGAAATCGATAAGGCAAAAGCCATTGCGCGGCAATCGACATGGATTTCAGCGTTGCTGGGCCTTGTTTTCGGAGTCATAACCTTGTTTTTTGCAGAGCCTTTGTTAAAGCTTATGGGAGCAGAGCCGGACGTATTAACCGATAGCATCGTATACTTTCGGATCGTAGCGGTTCCCTCTATTTTCATATCCCTTATGACGGTCTTCGGAAGCATTTTGCGCGCCGCGGGCGATACTAAAACCCCCATGAAGGTCGGCATATGGATTAACATGGTTCATATTGCATTAGATTACGTTCTGATTTTTGGCCTGTTCGGTTGGGCGGGTTGGGGAATTGCAGGAGCCGCTTGGGCGACCTCGGCGGTTCGGGTGATTGGTTCCGTTGCGCTGTTTATCTATATCCGAAGATCGAAGCTCTCTTTTTCCATTCGCAAAGGAGACTCCAACGAGTATACGCTGCCCTTGCTGAAGCTTTCCGCCCCCGCGGCGGCCGAGAGACTGATTATGCGTTTTGGGCAGGTGCTTTATTTTGGCCTCATTGTGCGCATTGGCACGGACGTTTACGCAGCCCATATTCTTGCCGGAAATATAGAGATCTTCTCCTATATGCCAGGGTACGGCCTAGCCGTCGCGGCGACCACACTTGTAGGCCAGCACCTGGGAGCGAACAGAAAAGAAGACGCCTACCAATACGGGTTGTTAACCATGTGGATTGCCGTGGTGTTTATGGCTTTTGCCGGGATATTGCTGTTTGTGCTTTCCCCTATCGCAGCTAATTGGTTTACGAAGGACGCCGCCGTTATCGGGATGGTGATCACCGCACTTCGCATCGATGCGTTCGCCCAGCCGTTCTTAGCCGTCGGACTTGTTATCGCCGGAGCCCTTCAAGGAGCAGGCGATACGAAGAGTCCCATGTACAGCACTGCTATCGGGATGTGGCTCGTTCGCGTTGTCGGCGTATATGTGTTATGTCTTCATTTTGATATGGGTATTGCCGGGGTCTGGATATCCATTGCCATTGATTTGATCATTCGCGCTGCATATTTGACAGTACGGTTTTATCGAAAAATGCGGTCTGCTCCAGCCTAA
- a CDS encoding threonine/serine exporter family protein yields the protein MNNAESGTTYEIIDLCLLAGKIMLQNGAETYRVEDTMTRMAASLGFPGAHSYVTPTVILFTTSRTEQPKLFRIAERTTDLQKVAEVNDISRRLSQRQITSAQARERLAQVDDAAHAYPVWLQIMAAAMAGGCFTMMFKGGFQDALPALLVSGLGYASATYLQRLVQIKFFAELTASSLIGLLSFLFVQAGIGVETDKIIIGSVMPLVPGLLITNAVRDLMAGHLISGLSKGAEAFLTAFAIGTGIGLVLSFVS from the coding sequence TTGAACAATGCCGAATCGGGGACAACCTATGAAATTATAGATTTATGCCTTCTGGCCGGAAAAATCATGCTCCAAAACGGCGCGGAGACTTACCGAGTGGAGGATACGATGACGCGCATGGCCGCTTCCCTCGGATTTCCGGGGGCGCACAGCTACGTGACGCCGACCGTCATCCTGTTTACGACCAGCCGGACGGAGCAGCCCAAGCTGTTCCGTATCGCCGAGCGTACGACCGACCTGCAAAAGGTCGCAGAGGTCAATGACATCTCGCGCCGCCTCAGCCAGCGGCAGATCACCTCGGCGCAGGCGCGGGAGCGGCTGGCCCAGGTGGACGATGCGGCCCATGCCTACCCGGTCTGGCTCCAGATCATGGCCGCCGCCATGGCGGGCGGCTGCTTCACCATGATGTTCAAGGGCGGCTTCCAGGACGCCCTGCCCGCACTCCTTGTGTCGGGGCTTGGCTACGCCTCAGCGACCTATTTGCAAAGGCTGGTCCAGATTAAATTTTTTGCCGAGCTTACGGCGTCTTCTCTGATCGGACTGCTGTCCTTCCTGTTTGTCCAAGCCGGCATCGGCGTTGAAACGGACAAGATCATCATCGGCTCCGTCATGCCGCTCGTACCGGGACTGCTAATCACCAATGCCGTCAGAGACCTGATGGCCGGCCATCTTATATCGGGACTGTCCAAGGGAGCGGAAGCGTTCCTGACCGCCTTTGCCATCGGAACCGGCATCGGACTTGTGCTGTCCTTCGTTTCATAG
- a CDS encoding carbohydrate ABC transporter permease — MNLLRKLWNNLHLFMALPAILLFGLFFIYPLAQGIGISLTDSNGMSAPRFVGLQNFIDFFHDARAKKDVYNTVFFAIGSAPLLNLFGFLYALILDRPFKGKGFVRAVVYLPAVISPLIMGYVWYFILQPDRGFLYHLLQSLHLGTGGSDWLGNAHSALIVLVFINVWQFVGMTMIIYLAGLQSIPKELYEAGEIDGAGYIKSLWYITIPMVVQSIKINVVTNIIGSLSVFEVIIALTDGGPGYSTESLSIYILRMLYGSFTGYSTAVAMILFVMIIIPVFIFMRYINKKEFEM; from the coding sequence ATGAATCTACTGCGTAAGTTATGGAATAACCTGCATCTTTTTATGGCATTGCCGGCCATCCTGTTGTTCGGACTGTTCTTTATTTATCCGCTCGCGCAGGGAATCGGGATCAGCCTGACGGATTCTAACGGCATGTCGGCTCCGCGTTTTGTCGGACTACAGAACTTTATCGACTTTTTCCATGACGCCCGGGCGAAGAAAGATGTGTACAATACGGTCTTCTTTGCGATTGGAAGCGCTCCCTTGCTTAATTTATTCGGCTTCTTGTATGCGCTGATTCTGGATCGTCCGTTTAAGGGAAAAGGCTTTGTGCGTGCGGTCGTCTACTTGCCAGCAGTCATCAGCCCGCTGATTATGGGGTATGTCTGGTATTTTATCCTGCAGCCGGACCGGGGCTTTCTCTATCATCTGCTGCAAAGCCTGCATCTGGGCACGGGGGGGAGCGACTGGCTGGGCAATGCGCATTCCGCGCTAATCGTGCTCGTGTTCATCAATGTCTGGCAGTTCGTAGGGATGACGATGATTATCTATCTGGCGGGCCTGCAGTCCATTCCGAAAGAGCTGTACGAGGCTGGGGAAATCGACGGCGCCGGGTATATAAAATCGCTCTGGTACATTACGATTCCGATGGTCGTTCAGTCGATCAAAATCAATGTCGTCACCAATATTATCGGTTCCTTGTCTGTCTTCGAAGTCATCATCGCGCTGACGGACGGAGGGCCGGGTTACAGCACGGAATCGCTGAGCATCTATATTCTTCGCATGCTGTACGGAAGCTTTACCGGCTATTCAACCGCGGTAGCGATGATTCTGTTCGTCATGATCATTATTCCCGTCTTCATCTTTATGAGATATATCAATAAGAAAGAGTTTGAAATGTGA
- a CDS encoding DegV family protein yields MKSIAWVTDSTSTLNPDFAKDNHVYIIPLRLIAGNECFKENVEITAEQFYEMMRQHERVGSSQPPIGEFIELYESLKEKYDHIIAIHCSSELSGTFNTSMQAAEIAGAPVTGIDSKAGAYPLREMIMSGVHWQQMGCTVKEIKERIEQMIHNMSFYMLPASLTQLHRSGRVSGSQLVLSQLLRIHLLLRFDGGKVYVEEKIRTFKKTKQKLLDILKKDVELIKDVCIMHANNVEEARKLDEEIKDMAPALRTEIMPFIPVAGLHAGEGTLALAWIRNHPAALT; encoded by the coding sequence ATGAAATCAATCGCTTGGGTAACGGACAGCACCAGCACGCTCAATCCTGATTTTGCAAAAGATAACCATGTGTATATTATTCCTCTGCGGCTCATTGCGGGCAATGAGTGCTTTAAAGAAAATGTGGAGATAACGGCGGAGCAGTTCTATGAAATGATGCGGCAGCACGAACGGGTCGGCAGCTCTCAGCCGCCAATCGGCGAATTTATCGAGCTGTACGAATCTCTGAAGGAAAAATATGATCACATTATCGCGATCCACTGTTCCTCCGAGCTGAGCGGCACCTTCAATACGTCCATGCAGGCGGCTGAAATTGCCGGCGCTCCGGTTACGGGCATCGATTCCAAGGCCGGCGCCTATCCTCTGCGCGAAATGATTATGAGCGGCGTTCACTGGCAGCAGATGGGCTGTACGGTGAAGGAAATCAAGGAAAGAATCGAACAGATGATTCACAATATGTCCTTTTACATGCTGCCGGCCAGCTTGACCCAACTCCACCGCAGCGGGCGGGTATCGGGCTCCCAGCTTGTGCTCAGCCAACTGCTGCGCATTCATCTGCTTCTTCGTTTCGACGGAGGCAAAGTATACGTGGAGGAGAAGATCCGTACGTTCAAGAAGACGAAGCAGAAGCTTCTGGACATTCTGAAAAAGGATGTGGAGCTCATCAAGGACGTCTGCATCATGCATGCCAACAATGTGGAAGAGGCGCGTAAACTGGATGAGGAAATCAAAGATATGGCGCCTGCGCTGCGGACCGAAATCATGCCTTTTATTCCGGTAGCCGGACTCCATGCGGGCGAAGGCACGCTCGCCTTGGCCTGGATCCGGAATCATCCCGCCGCTCTAACTTAA